One genomic segment of Branchiostoma floridae strain S238N-H82 unplaced genomic scaffold, Bfl_VNyyK Sc7u5tJ_1564, whole genome shotgun sequence includes these proteins:
- the LOC118408284 gene encoding trichohyalin-like isoform X2: MGTLAERKAVIQQVFRARRPMAGYLNTHQLQGLHAEIRQGGISLQQVEASIQCVCAGDGCEEDELYDVLQEMDRRYFLLQDLKWEFSLLDHGHTDSVTPDQARFMFEAVHGSLFSKRKWQQFLQSRKLPDSGVSFSEIEVDLCNIPNREEVLKEKLEEEQQAQEKFRRREEQRSAQKKREDDERKKREAEELKKRKEEENRKKEEERNMKQKEEEKIKEKKKLEEEKEREEKEKKRLEAEKEKQRLEEQRRLEEEEGRRQAELIEVKRAQEIQLKLEAEAQARQEQRSKELEEAKDAEVAAKEAEEAENKAKKEAEEAMEAAKKAKTAEEKEAAEKARKKAEDKAKAERESRIRNNLKVAVKSKEKKKLETAIQEFKKAKLKDTDGDLAAAERLIRMHQAKGALVDAMKKRKLPDLEKAVTAVKKGGFEVDMPEEMIQANKLMVRLKRLERLRQEVQNLKQSTVAEIRSYSKPPAAVHQVMIATYLLLGNPEKETKNWKLIQALVGKTGKDGLKRRVLECDPMKVPPAAAARAKEILDQFDLDSVRDVSGGAATFYVWAVGVIEEVEEEKERGQEQE, encoded by the exons ATGGGAACCTTGGCGGAGCGCAAGGCCGTTATCCAGCAGGTTTTCCGTGCCAGAAGACCGATGGCAGGGTACCTGAACACACACCAACTACAGGGGCTTCATGCTGAGATTCGACAGGGGGGCATCAGTCTACAGCAG GTGGAGGCCTCCATCCAGTGCGTGTGTGCAGGAGATGGTTGTGAGGAGGATGAGCTGTATGATGTACTACAGGAGATGGACAGGAGGTACTTCCTCCTACAGGACCTGAAGTGGGAGTTCAGCCTGTTGGACCATGGGCACACTGACTCTGTAACACCTGATCAAGCCAG ATTTATGTTTGAGGCTGTACACGGCAGCCTGTTCTCCAAGAGGAAGTGGCAGCAGTTTCTGCAGTCCCGTAAACTCCCGGACAGCGGCGTGAGTTTCTCCGAGATCGAGGTGGACCTGTGTAACATCCCCAACAGAGAGGAGGTACTCAAGGAAAAACTGGAGGAGGAACAACAAGCACAGG AGAAATTCAGACGTCGGGAAGAACAAAGGTCTGCACAGAAGAAGAGAGAAGACGATGAGAGGAAAAAGAGAGAAGCtgaagaattgaaaaaaaggaaagaagaagaaaataggaagaaggaggaggagagaAATATGAAgcagaaagaagaagagaagataaaagaaaagaagaagctggaagaagagaaagaaagagaagaaaaag AGAAAAAACGTCTGGAAGCAGAGAAGGAAAAGCAGAGGTTAGAAGAACAGAGGAGGTTGGAAGAGGAGGAGGGTCGGCGCCAGGCAGAGCTAATTGAGGTGAAAAGGGCACAGGAGATCCAGCTCAAACTGGAGGCTGAAGCCCAGGCCAGACAGGAACAGAGAAGTAAGGAGTTAGAGGAGGCCAAGGATGCTGAGGTGGCTGCTAAG GAAGCAGAGGAGGCTGAGAACAAGGCTAAGAAGGAGGCAGAAGAGGCCATGGAAGCTGCCAAGAAGGCAAAAACTGCAGAGGAGAAagaagctgctgaaaaggccaGGAAGAAGGCTGAGGATAAAGCCAAAG CTGAGCGAGAGTCCCGCATCAGGAACAACCTCAAGGTCGCGGTCAAGTccaaggagaagaagaagttgGAGACGGCCATACAGGAGTTCAAGAAGGCCAAGTTGAAGGACACAGACGGAGACTTGGCCGCAGCAGAGAGGCTAATTAGGATGCACCAGGCTAAGGGAG CTCTTGTTGATGCCATGAAGAAGAGGAAACTGCCGGACCTGGAGAAGGCTGTGACTGCAGTGAAGAAGGGAGGGTTTGAGGTGGACATGCCTGAGGAAAtgatacaagcaaacaaactcatg GTTCGACTGAAGAGACTGGAGCGACTTCGCCAGGAGGTTCAGAACCTGAAACAGTCGACCGTGGCGGAGATCCGCAGTTACTCCAAACCACCCGCCGCCGTCCACCAGGTCATGATCGCCACCTATCTGTTGCTAGGCAACCCGGAGAAGGAGACAAAG AACTGGAAGCTTATCCAAGCACTCGTTGGTAAGACCGGGAAGGATGGGCTGAAGCGGCGAGTCCTGGAGTGCGATCCCATGAAGGTCCCGCCGGCGGCCGCGGCGCGAGCGAAAGAAATCCTGGACCAGTTCGATCTGGATTCTGTCCGAGATGTCAGTGGGGGGGCAGCAACCTTCTATGTATGG GCTGTTGGAGTGATTGAAGAAGTAGAGGAGGAAAAGGAGAGAGGTCAAGAGCAGGAGTAG
- the LOC118408284 gene encoding trichohyalin-like isoform X1, whose protein sequence is MIIEHKYLIPYAKVEASIQSVCAGDGCEEDELYDVLQEIMITMYLYDVLQEIMITMYLYLQVEASIQCVCAGDSCEENELYDVLQEIMITMYLYDVLQEIMITLYLYLQVEASIQCVCAGDGCEEDELYDVLQEMDRRYFLLQDLKWEFSLLDHGHTDSVTPDQARFMFEAVHGSLFSKRKWQQFLQSRKLPDSGVSFSEIEVDLCNIPNREEVLKEKLEEEQQAQEKFRRREEQRSAQKKREDDERKKREAEELKKRKEEENRKKEEERNMKQKEEEKIKEKKKLEEEKEREEKEKKRLEAEKEKQRLEEQRRLEEEEGRRQAELIEVKRAQEIQLKLEAEAQARQEQRSKELEEAKDAEVAAKEAEEAENKAKKEAEEAMEAAKKAKTAEEKEAAEKARKKAEDKAKAERESRIRNNLKVAVKSKEKKKLETAIQEFKKAKLKDTDGDLAAAERLIRMHQAKGALVDAMKKRKLPDLEKAVTAVKKGGFEVDMPEEMIQANKLMVRLKRLERLRQEVQNLKQSTVAEIRSYSKPPAAVHQVMIATYLLLGNPEKETKNWKLIQALVGKTGKDGLKRRVLECDPMKVPPAAAARAKEILDQFDLDSVRDVSGGAATFYVWAVGVIEEVEEEKERGQEQE, encoded by the exons ATGATAATTGAACACAAGTATTTGATTCCCTATGCTAAGGTGGAGGCCTCTATCCAGTCAGTGTGTGCAGGAGATGGGTGTGAAGAGGATGAGCTGTATGATGTTCTACAGGAGATAATGATTACCATGTATCTGTATGATGTTCTACAGGAGATAATGATtaccatgtacctgtacctacagGTGGAGGCCTCTATCCAGTGTGTATGTGCAGGAGATAGTTGTGAGGAGAATGAGCTGTATGATGTTCTACAGGAGATAATGATTACCATGTATCTGTATGATGTTCTACAGGAGATAATGATtaccctgtacctgtacctacagGTGGAGGCCTCCATCCAGTGCGTGTGTGCAGGAGATGGTTGTGAGGAGGATGAGCTGTATGATGTACTACAGGAGATGGACAGGAGGTACTTCCTCCTACAGGACCTGAAGTGGGAGTTCAGCCTGTTGGACCATGGGCACACTGACTCTGTAACACCTGATCAAGCCAG ATTTATGTTTGAGGCTGTACACGGCAGCCTGTTCTCCAAGAGGAAGTGGCAGCAGTTTCTGCAGTCCCGTAAACTCCCGGACAGCGGCGTGAGTTTCTCCGAGATCGAGGTGGACCTGTGTAACATCCCCAACAGAGAGGAGGTACTCAAGGAAAAACTGGAGGAGGAACAACAAGCACAGG AGAAATTCAGACGTCGGGAAGAACAAAGGTCTGCACAGAAGAAGAGAGAAGACGATGAGAGGAAAAAGAGAGAAGCtgaagaattgaaaaaaaggaaagaagaagaaaataggaagaaggaggaggagagaAATATGAAgcagaaagaagaagagaagataaaagaaaagaagaagctggaagaagagaaagaaagagaagaaaaag AGAAAAAACGTCTGGAAGCAGAGAAGGAAAAGCAGAGGTTAGAAGAACAGAGGAGGTTGGAAGAGGAGGAGGGTCGGCGCCAGGCAGAGCTAATTGAGGTGAAAAGGGCACAGGAGATCCAGCTCAAACTGGAGGCTGAAGCCCAGGCCAGACAGGAACAGAGAAGTAAGGAGTTAGAGGAGGCCAAGGATGCTGAGGTGGCTGCTAAG GAAGCAGAGGAGGCTGAGAACAAGGCTAAGAAGGAGGCAGAAGAGGCCATGGAAGCTGCCAAGAAGGCAAAAACTGCAGAGGAGAAagaagctgctgaaaaggccaGGAAGAAGGCTGAGGATAAAGCCAAAG CTGAGCGAGAGTCCCGCATCAGGAACAACCTCAAGGTCGCGGTCAAGTccaaggagaagaagaagttgGAGACGGCCATACAGGAGTTCAAGAAGGCCAAGTTGAAGGACACAGACGGAGACTTGGCCGCAGCAGAGAGGCTAATTAGGATGCACCAGGCTAAGGGAG CTCTTGTTGATGCCATGAAGAAGAGGAAACTGCCGGACCTGGAGAAGGCTGTGACTGCAGTGAAGAAGGGAGGGTTTGAGGTGGACATGCCTGAGGAAAtgatacaagcaaacaaactcatg GTTCGACTGAAGAGACTGGAGCGACTTCGCCAGGAGGTTCAGAACCTGAAACAGTCGACCGTGGCGGAGATCCGCAGTTACTCCAAACCACCCGCCGCCGTCCACCAGGTCATGATCGCCACCTATCTGTTGCTAGGCAACCCGGAGAAGGAGACAAAG AACTGGAAGCTTATCCAAGCACTCGTTGGTAAGACCGGGAAGGATGGGCTGAAGCGGCGAGTCCTGGAGTGCGATCCCATGAAGGTCCCGCCGGCGGCCGCGGCGCGAGCGAAAGAAATCCTGGACCAGTTCGATCTGGATTCTGTCCGAGATGTCAGTGGGGGGGCAGCAACCTTCTATGTATGG GCTGTTGGAGTGATTGAAGAAGTAGAGGAGGAAAAGGAGAGAGGTCAAGAGCAGGAGTAG